Proteins from a genomic interval of Spea bombifrons isolate aSpeBom1 chromosome 4, aSpeBom1.2.pri, whole genome shotgun sequence:
- the LOC128491377 gene encoding hyaluronidase PH-20-like encodes MVLVMLALVVPLCRSSHVRVPLQGLSSFASIWNAPTEICMKKFRVPLDLRFFDMEGSTLSCARGQNITLFYTDRLGYYPSIHPVTGKIYNGGIPQMTNMHEHLRKAKEDLTHYIPSTTRPGLAVIDWEDWRPTWIRNWASKEVYKTMSIEFALQKDLRLSQTKAASVAKTQFEHAAKHLMLNTLRIGKSMRPRHLWGFYLFPNCQNYDYKQNPHNYTGRCPEIEILRNDGLHWLWKESTALFPNMYLETALRSSTNAALFSRHRIQEAKRLSKIANAAHSLPVYMYNRPVFTDDTQEYLSKVDLVHTIGESAALGTAGFVMWGDMNLTLSKETCTNLNNFIVNTLNPYIINVTLASKLCSAALCQNNGVCTRKHWNTNTYLHLNKRNMVIGRKDGKYFVHGNPTVEDLNHFYENFECQCYTGRKCRRPSPLRHINVCIRQNICINTNLSTMSKKNSKT; translated from the exons ATGGTATTGGTCATGTTGGCTCTAGTAGTTCCTCTGTGTCGCTCAAGCCATGTACGAGTACCTCTACAAGGACTGTCTTCTTTTGCATCTATATGGAATGCTCCGACTGAAATATGCATGAAAAAATTTCGAGTTCCACTTGACCTGCGTTTTTTTGACATGGAAGGAAGCACATTGTCATGTGCAAGAGGTCAGAACATTACATTGTTCTATACTGACAGACTGGGATATTATCCATCAATACATCCTGTAACTGGCAAAATTTATAATGGAGGCATTCCCCAGATGACAAATATGCATGAACATTTACGGAAAGCCAAGGAGGATCTCACCCACTACATTCCATCTACAACGCGACCTGGTCTGGCAGTGATTGACTGGGAAGACTGGAGGCCTACATGGATTAGAAACTGGGCTTCCAAGGAAGTGTACAAGACGATGTCCATTGAGTTTGCATTACAAAAAGATCTAAGGCTCTCTCAGACAAAAGCAGCATCTGTTGCTAAAACACAGTTTGAACATGCAGCAAAACATCTGATGCTAAACACCTTAAGGATTGGTAAATCCATGAGACCTAGGCACCTATGGGGATTCTACTTATTCCCCAATTGTCAAAATTATGACTATAAACAGAATCCTCATAATTACACTGGTCGCTGCCCAGAGATTGAAATATTGAGAAATGATGGACTCCATTGGCTATGGAAAGAAAGTACAGCACTGTTTCCAAATATGTACCTGGAAACTGCTTTACGGTCATCAACTAATGCTGCATTGTTCTCCCGTCATCGCATTCAGGAAGCCAAGAGACTATCTAAAATAGCAAACGCTGCACACTCCCTTCCAGTGTATATGTACAATCGGCCAGTATTTACAGATGACACACAGGAATACCTATCTAAG GTTGATCTGGTCCACACAATCGGTGAAAGTGCAGCTCTCGGCACTGCTGGATTTGTAATGTGGGGTGATATGAATTTAACTCTGAGCAAG GAAACATGCACAAAtttgaataactttattgtGAACACCCTGAATCCATACATCATCAATGTAACACTGGCTTCGAAGCTTTGCAGTGCGGCACTGTGCCAGAACAATGGTGTGTGCACGCGTAAGCACTGGaacacaaacacttacctcCATCTTAACAAAAGAAATATGGTTATAGGACGGAAAGATGGAAAGTATTTTGTGCATGGAAATCCGACAGTGGAAGATCTTAATCACTTTTATGAAAACTTTGAATGTCAATGTTACACAGGAAGAAAGTGCCGAAGACCTTCACCTCTGAGACACATAAATGTGTGCATAAGGCAAAATATCTGCATAAACACCAACTTGTCCACAATGTCTAAAAAGAAttctaaaacttaa